Proteins encoded together in one Gemmatimonadales bacterium window:
- a CDS encoding prepilin-type N-terminal cleavage/methylation domain-containing protein, with protein MKRTRGFSLIEMMISLVVLGIVMGGAILFFRGVSRAVAGTSDRMDAMQNLRYALSTLDRELRNAGAGTTGTQPTLVYISSNMVMFNADLVSLVAGSPTAVNYDPDANPNAVAAPTTSQKFFIPGTSIQYPDSTYRTTGGELSPAETITYWFTPDSTTANPNDYVLLRQVNNNAPDVVARNLLPYAGQPFFNWQIADTLGNLSFVAGATLPLRHSVPVHGSTADTGLAAKIDSIRAVQVYAYTTNGLTGTQQVQRQLITTIAIPNAGLAKQLSCGDPPIFGQAVTGAWNGDLVTPKITLTWPAATDETSGQKDVQQYVIYRRTAAGSFADALQSIPAGHPTYTYTDPTVLIDSTYVYQVAALDCTPTESTPATSNTVVIP; from the coding sequence ATGAAGCGAACGCGCGGCTTCTCGCTGATCGAGATGATGATCAGCCTGGTGGTGCTCGGCATCGTGATGGGCGGGGCGATCCTGTTCTTCCGGGGGGTCAGCCGGGCGGTGGCCGGCACCTCCGACCGGATGGACGCGATGCAGAACCTGCGCTACGCGCTGTCGACGCTGGACCGCGAACTGCGGAACGCGGGGGCGGGGACGACCGGGACGCAGCCGACGCTGGTATACATCTCGTCCAACATGGTGATGTTCAACGCCGACCTGGTGAGCCTGGTGGCCGGCTCGCCGACGGCGGTGAACTACGACCCCGACGCGAACCCCAACGCCGTCGCGGCGCCGACCACGTCGCAGAAGTTCTTCATCCCCGGCACGAGCATCCAGTACCCCGACTCGACCTACCGCACGACCGGCGGTGAGCTGTCGCCGGCCGAGACGATCACCTACTGGTTCACGCCGGATTCCACGACGGCGAACCCCAACGACTACGTGCTGCTCCGGCAGGTGAACAACAACGCCCCCGACGTGGTGGCCCGGAACCTCCTGCCGTATGCCGGCCAGCCGTTCTTCAACTGGCAGATCGCCGACACGCTGGGGAACCTGTCCTTCGTCGCCGGCGCGACGCTGCCGCTGCGGCACAGCGTGCCGGTCCACGGGTCGACGGCCGATACGGGCCTGGCGGCGAAGATCGATTCGATCCGCGCGGTCCAGGTGTACGCCTACACCACCAACGGCCTGACGGGCACGCAGCAGGTGCAGCGGCAGCTGATCACCACGATCGCGATCCCCAACGCGGGCCTGGCCAAGCAACTTTCGTGCGGCGACCCGCCGATCTTCGGCCAGGCCGTGACCGGGGCGTGGAACGGCGACCTGGTGACGCCCAAGATCACCCTGACCTGGCCGGCGGCCACGGACGAGACGTCCGGCCAGAAGGACGTGCAACAGTACGTGATCTACCGGCGGACCGCCGCCGGCTCGTTCGCCGACGCGCTCCAGTCGATCCCGGCCGGCCACCCGACCTACACCTACACGGATCCGACCGTGCTGATCGACAGCACCTACGTCTACCAGGTCGCGGCGCTCGACTGCACGCCGACGGAGTCCACCCCGGCGACGTCGAACACCGTGGTCATTCCCTAA
- a CDS encoding prepilin-type N-terminal cleavage/methylation domain-containing protein, whose product MAAEVLTRRAAPRGSERGMTLIEIMLALTILATVLLGMGQFAFNFSRIERQSEARTIAVNLAQARLSQIRASTNYSGLSANFAGTETSIVGFPGYTRTTTIVHTGGPLPTYTNDYNTVTVTVTSAALKSTVTKTVVVASP is encoded by the coding sequence ATGGCTGCTGAAGTTCTGACGCGGCGCGCCGCTCCGCGCGGGAGCGAGCGCGGCATGACGCTCATCGAGATCATGCTGGCGCTGACCATCCTGGCGACGGTGCTGCTGGGGATGGGGCAGTTCGCCTTCAACTTCTCGCGGATCGAGCGGCAGTCCGAGGCGCGCACGATCGCGGTGAACCTCGCCCAGGCGCGCCTCTCGCAGATCCGGGCGTCGACGAACTACTCCGGGCTGTCGGCGAACTTCGCCGGCACGGAGACGTCGATCGTGGGGTTCCCGGGCTACACGCGCACGACGACCATCGTGCACACCGGTGGTCCATTGCCGACCTACACCAACGACTACAATACGGTCACGGTCACGGTGACGTCGGCGGCACTGAAGTCGACGGTCACCAAGACCGTGGTGGTGGCGTCCCCATGA
- a CDS encoding type II secretion system protein — MIGHRRTGRTGFTLVEIILVIVLIGMVATFALPKLNWSAYRVNGAARAVTGLLGRAQRMAVTDQYNVNVLFDVANNALKVHEDANDNNTIDAGERVRSYPLGEGVVFGLGGAPVRSYAPAPISFTKQQNGLLEIVFRRDGSASENGGFYITTTTALNSTRPQDARSIEVIRSTGRADWYQYTGSQWLLKF, encoded by the coding sequence GTGATTGGACATCGACGGACGGGGCGCACCGGGTTCACGCTGGTGGAGATCATCCTGGTGATCGTGCTCATCGGCATGGTCGCGACCTTTGCGCTCCCGAAGCTGAACTGGTCGGCGTATCGCGTCAACGGAGCGGCGCGCGCCGTCACGGGCCTGCTGGGCCGGGCGCAGCGCATGGCGGTGACCGATCAGTACAACGTCAACGTGCTGTTCGACGTGGCGAACAATGCGCTCAAGGTCCACGAGGATGCGAACGACAACAACACCATCGATGCCGGCGAGCGGGTTCGCTCGTATCCGCTCGGCGAGGGCGTCGTGTTCGGCCTCGGCGGGGCGCCGGTCCGGAGCTACGCGCCGGCGCCGATCAGCTTCACCAAGCAGCAGAACGGGCTGCTGGAGATCGTCTTCCGTCGCGACGGCAGCGCTTCGGAGAACGGCGGCTTCTACATCACCACCACGACGGCCTTGAACTCCACGCGGCCGCAGGACGCGAGGTCGATCGAGGTGATCCGGTCCACGGGTCGCGCTGACTGGTACCAGTACACGGGGTCCCAATGGCTGCTGAAGTTCTGA
- the ispG gene encoding flavodoxin-dependent (E)-4-hydroxy-3-methylbut-2-enyl-diphosphate synthase, with product MNRRTSIVVDVGGVKVGGSHPIVVQSMTNTDTADAEATARQVAALAAAGSELVRVTVNTDEAAAAVPRIVERLGALGVAVPIIGDFHYNGHLLLTRHPGCAAALAKYRINPGNVGGKRRDDNFRAIVEVAIRHGKPVRIGVNWGSLDQALLTEMMDANAALERPRDARDVTMDAMVQSALRSARLAEDCGLGHDRIVISAKVSGVQDLVDVYRKLAAACDYPLHLGLTEAGMGAKGIVASTAGIAILLQEGIGDTIRVSLTPAPNGDRTEEVLVAQQILQSLGIRSFTPQVTACPGCGRTTSTFFQEMASDIQGYLRGQMSGWRERYAGVEELRVAVMGCVVNGPGESKHANIGISLPGTFEEPRAPVYVDGRLLTTLKGDDIVPQFLRILDEYVESHYAKA from the coding sequence GTGAACCGCAGGACCAGCATCGTGGTGGACGTGGGCGGCGTGAAGGTGGGCGGCAGCCACCCGATCGTCGTGCAGTCCATGACCAACACCGATACGGCGGACGCCGAGGCCACGGCGCGCCAGGTCGCGGCGCTGGCCGCCGCGGGCTCCGAGCTGGTGCGCGTGACGGTCAACACCGACGAGGCCGCGGCCGCCGTGCCGCGGATCGTCGAGCGGCTCGGCGCGCTGGGCGTCGCCGTGCCGATCATCGGCGACTTCCACTACAACGGGCACCTGCTGCTGACCAGGCACCCCGGGTGCGCGGCCGCGCTGGCCAAGTACCGGATCAACCCGGGCAACGTCGGCGGCAAGCGCCGCGACGACAATTTCCGGGCGATCGTCGAGGTCGCGATCCGCCATGGGAAGCCGGTCCGCATCGGCGTCAACTGGGGCTCGCTGGACCAGGCGCTCCTCACCGAGATGATGGACGCGAACGCCGCGCTCGAGCGGCCCCGCGACGCGCGCGACGTCACGATGGACGCGATGGTCCAGTCGGCGCTCCGCTCGGCGCGGCTGGCCGAGGACTGCGGCCTGGGCCACGACCGCATCGTGATCTCGGCCAAGGTCTCCGGCGTGCAGGACCTGGTGGACGTGTACCGGAAGCTGGCCGCGGCCTGCGATTACCCGCTGCACCTCGGGCTCACCGAGGCCGGCATGGGCGCCAAGGGCATCGTCGCGTCCACGGCGGGCATCGCGATCCTCCTCCAGGAGGGGATCGGCGACACCATCCGCGTGTCGCTGACGCCGGCGCCGAACGGCGACCGCACGGAGGAGGTGCTGGTCGCCCAGCAGATCCTGCAGTCGCTCGGCATCCGCAGCTTCACGCCCCAGGTGACCGCCTGCCCAGGCTGCGGCCGCACCACCAGCACGTTCTTCCAGGAGATGGCCAGCGACATCCAGGGCTACCTGCGCGGGCAGATGAGCGGGTGGCGCGAGCGGTACGCGGGCGTCGAGGAGCTGCGGGTGGCCGTGATGGGATGCGTGGTCAACGGGCCGGGCGAGTCCAAGCATGCCAACATCGGCATCTCCCTGCCGGGCACGTTCGAGGAGCCCCGGGCGCCGGTCTACGTGGACGGCCGGCTGCTCACCACCCTGAAGGGCGACGACATCGTGCCGCAGTTCCTACGGATCCTGGACGAGTACGTCGAGTCGCACTACGCGAAGGCCTGA
- a CDS encoding MFS transporter, translated as MRKALWILMSVAFVDMLGFAMIFPLLPFYALRLGGQAWIVGPLVASFSIAQLASSPVWGRVSDRYGRRPVMLIGLTGAGIAYLIFGFANSIWLLFASRIVQGLGGGTTGVVQAYVSDATNPAQRARGLGWLSASTNAGVMIGPAIGSLASHLGPAAPGIVAASLCALNVAFAWAFLPESKPSHARGAKTGIRAAVLRVVRHPTAPQPRLIWIYAVGMGAFASLSAVVALYLKARFGVTEHTIGYFFLYMGLLAVVLRAVIIGWLVDRYGETRVMRAGTVMLALGMLLYPLPRSIPVMGLVLALVPIGTALLFPAVTALVSHETDPTEVGQTMGVQQAFGGVARVVGPMWATPVFQLAGPSYPFLISAVIVAFTGVLAYRVPVRRDAPAAAPAAG; from the coding sequence GTGAGGAAAGCCCTGTGGATCCTCATGTCCGTGGCGTTCGTGGACATGCTGGGCTTCGCGATGATCTTCCCGCTGCTGCCGTTCTACGCGCTGCGGCTGGGCGGACAGGCGTGGATCGTCGGCCCGCTGGTGGCGTCGTTCTCGATCGCCCAGCTGGCCAGCTCCCCGGTGTGGGGGCGCGTCTCCGACCGCTACGGCCGCCGGCCGGTGATGCTGATTGGCCTGACGGGCGCGGGCATCGCGTACCTGATCTTCGGGTTCGCCAACAGCATCTGGCTGCTGTTTGCCTCGCGGATCGTGCAGGGCCTCGGCGGCGGGACCACCGGCGTGGTCCAGGCCTACGTCTCGGACGCCACCAACCCGGCGCAGCGCGCCCGGGGCCTGGGCTGGCTCTCCGCGTCGACCAACGCCGGCGTGATGATCGGTCCCGCGATCGGCTCGCTCGCGAGCCACCTCGGGCCCGCGGCGCCGGGCATCGTCGCGGCCAGCCTGTGCGCGCTCAACGTGGCGTTCGCGTGGGCGTTCCTGCCGGAGTCGAAGCCCAGCCACGCGCGCGGGGCGAAGACGGGCATCCGGGCCGCGGTGCTGCGGGTCGTGCGGCACCCGACGGCGCCGCAGCCGCGGCTCATCTGGATCTACGCGGTGGGCATGGGCGCCTTCGCCTCGCTGTCGGCGGTGGTCGCGCTGTACCTCAAGGCGCGGTTCGGGGTCACCGAGCACACCATCGGCTACTTCTTCCTCTACATGGGCCTGCTGGCGGTGGTGCTCCGCGCGGTGATCATCGGCTGGCTGGTGGACCGCTACGGCGAGACGCGCGTGATGCGGGCGGGCACCGTGATGCTGGCCCTCGGGATGCTCCTCTATCCCCTGCCGCGCAGCATCCCGGTGATGGGCCTGGTGCTGGCGCTGGTCCCGATCGGCACCGCGCTGCTGTTTCCCGCGGTGACCGCGCTCGTCTCCCACGAGACCGACCCGACGGAGGTCGGCCAGACGATGGGGGTGCAGCAGGCGTTCGGTGGGGTGGCGCGGGTCGTGGGCCCGATGTGGGCGACGCCGGTCTTCCAGCTGGCGGGGCCGAGCTATCCCTTCCTCATCTCCGCCGTCATCGTGGCGTTCACGGGGGTGCTCGCCTACCGGGTGCCGGTCCGGCGCGACGCGCCCGCCGCCGCGCCCGCGGCGGGCTGA
- a CDS encoding iron ABC transporter permease, with protein sequence MTLRRRADLTALLLTLGLAWLVAYPLLLVVAQAAHADLRSFFGARSEWAALWGSLWISVASVALAAAVGVPLALVFERYDFPGRRALGALVALPAVLPPLVGVIAFLFLYGESGFASRAAQAVFGLDHAPWRLRGPAAILLVHAYSMYVYFYLFARAGLARIDASMVEAAASLGAGPWRTFRRVVLPLLAPALWGAALLTFMTALASFSAPYIFGGSFRVMTTQIVATKLNGDLPTAMLETVMLAALAIVGFAVVQRTEGSRLVVTVGKGTAPPLTAITHPVARRAAALAGWTLAVVLLLPHVTLLVVSLVPPGTWTTEAIPPAWSLRNYGALFAEPERLRPLLNSVWMAAAATAAAVALAALAAHLAVRRRVALRRAIETLLALPWAVPGTVVAIALATLFSVRSPLAGRWVLVGTAAILPLAYLVRSLPLTGRALLAGYRQLDPSLEEAAESLGAGRWRRLWRVTLPLLKPALAVGASLAFVTALGDFVTSILLYTYDTRPISIEILSSLRLDDVGVAAAFGVVLMAVSAAALGVGARAGR encoded by the coding sequence ATGACGCTCCGCCGCCGCGCCGACCTGACGGCGCTGCTCCTCACGCTCGGCCTCGCCTGGCTGGTCGCGTATCCGCTGCTCCTGGTGGTCGCGCAGGCGGCGCACGCCGACCTCCGGAGCTTCTTCGGCGCCCGGTCCGAGTGGGCGGCGCTGTGGGGGAGCCTGTGGATCTCGGTGGCGAGCGTGGCGCTGGCGGCCGCCGTCGGCGTCCCGCTGGCCCTGGTCTTCGAGCGCTACGACTTCCCGGGCCGGCGCGCGCTCGGCGCCCTGGTCGCGCTGCCCGCGGTGCTGCCGCCGCTCGTGGGGGTGATCGCCTTCCTGTTCCTGTACGGCGAGAGCGGCTTCGCCTCGCGCGCCGCGCAGGCCGTGTTCGGCCTGGACCACGCCCCGTGGCGGCTGCGGGGCCCCGCCGCGATCCTGCTGGTGCACGCCTACTCCATGTACGTCTACTTCTACCTGTTCGCCCGCGCCGGCCTGGCCCGGATCGACGCCTCCATGGTGGAGGCCGCGGCGTCCCTCGGCGCGGGGCCGTGGCGCACCTTCCGCCGCGTGGTGCTGCCGCTGCTGGCGCCCGCGCTGTGGGGCGCCGCGCTGCTGACGTTCATGACCGCCCTCGCGTCGTTCAGCGCCCCGTACATCTTCGGCGGCTCGTTCCGGGTGATGACCACGCAGATCGTCGCGACCAAGCTGAACGGCGACCTGCCGACGGCCATGCTCGAGACCGTGATGCTGGCGGCGCTCGCCATCGTCGGCTTCGCGGTGGTCCAGCGCACCGAGGGAAGCCGCCTGGTGGTGACGGTGGGGAAGGGCACCGCGCCGCCGCTCACCGCCATCACCCATCCCGTGGCGCGGCGCGCGGCCGCGCTGGCGGGCTGGACCCTGGCCGTGGTGCTGCTGCTGCCGCACGTGACCCTGCTGGTGGTCTCGCTGGTGCCGCCGGGGACCTGGACGACGGAGGCGATCCCGCCGGCCTGGAGCCTGCGCAACTACGGCGCCCTGTTCGCCGAGCCGGAGCGGCTGCGCCCGCTGCTGAACTCGGTGTGGATGGCGGCGGCCGCCACCGCGGCCGCGGTGGCGCTGGCGGCGCTGGCCGCGCACCTCGCCGTGCGGCGGCGCGTCGCGCTGCGGCGGGCCATCGAGACCCTGCTGGCGTTGCCGTGGGCGGTGCCCGGCACGGTCGTGGCCATCGCGCTGGCCACGCTGTTCAGCGTCCGCAGCCCGCTCGCCGGCCGGTGGGTGCTCGTGGGCACGGCCGCCATCCTGCCCCTGGCCTACCTGGTGCGGAGCCTGCCGTTGACCGGCCGGGCCCTGCTCGCCGGGTACCGCCAGCTGGACCCGTCGCTGGAGGAGGCGGCCGAGTCGCTCGGCGCCGGCCGCTGGCGTCGGCTGTGGCGCGTCACCCTGCCGCTCCTCAAGCCCGCGCTGGCGGTGGGCGCGAGCCTCGCCTTCGTCACGGCGCTCGGGGACTTCGTCACGTCCATCCTGCTGTACACGTACGACACGCGCCCCATCTCGATCGAGATCCTCTCGAGCCTGCGGCTCGACGACGTGGGCGTCGCCGCCGCCTTCGGCGTCGTGCTGATGGCGGTGAGCGCCGCGGCGCTCGGCGTGGGCGCGAGGGCCGGCCGGTGA
- a CDS encoding ABC transporter ATP-binding protein yields the protein MTDQAYLSLRDLTKSFGSTPAVRSLSLDVARGEILALLGPSGSGKTTTLRLLAGFEAPDAGTMIVGGEDVTHVAPVARRFGMVFQHYALFPHLDVGANVAFGLRARGEAAARRVREVLAMVDLAGYERRPVSALSGGQQQRVALARSLAPEPRVLLLDEPLSNLDPTLRERTRRELRRAIRQVGITTVFVTHEQEEAFDLGDRIALLHDGALEQVGTPDQLYDEPASPFVAGFVGRAVAVPGERLGGRPGSSALVRPEAMRLVADGVAAPLEGLVTERRFVGAQAYFTVDGGAGVTLEVLAPRRSARVGDRVRVAVDRVLLWVGDPDGASGPGRP from the coding sequence TTGACCGATCAAGCGTACCTGAGCCTTCGCGACCTCACCAAGTCCTTCGGGAGCACCCCCGCCGTGCGCTCCCTCTCGCTCGACGTCGCGCGGGGCGAGATCCTGGCGCTGCTCGGTCCCAGCGGGAGCGGCAAGACCACCACGCTGCGCCTGCTGGCCGGCTTCGAGGCCCCGGACGCCGGGACGATGATCGTCGGCGGGGAGGACGTGACGCACGTCGCCCCGGTCGCGCGGCGGTTCGGCATGGTCTTCCAGCACTACGCGCTGTTCCCGCACCTCGACGTCGGCGCCAACGTGGCGTTCGGGCTCCGGGCGCGGGGCGAGGCCGCGGCGCGGCGGGTGCGCGAGGTGCTGGCGATGGTGGACCTGGCGGGCTACGAGCGCCGGCCGGTGTCCGCGCTCTCGGGCGGCCAGCAGCAGCGGGTGGCGCTGGCGCGCTCGCTCGCGCCCGAGCCGCGGGTCCTGCTCCTGGACGAGCCCCTGTCCAACCTGGACCCCACGCTGCGGGAGCGCACCCGCCGCGAGCTGCGGCGCGCCATCCGCCAGGTCGGCATCACGACGGTGTTCGTCACCCACGAGCAGGAGGAGGCCTTCGATCTCGGCGACCGCATCGCCCTGCTCCACGACGGAGCGCTCGAGCAGGTCGGGACGCCGGACCAGCTGTACGACGAGCCGGCGAGCCCGTTCGTCGCCGGGTTCGTGGGCCGGGCCGTCGCGGTGCCGGGCGAGCGGCTCGGCGGCCGGCCCGGCTCCAGCGCGCTGGTGCGGCCGGAGGCGATGCGGCTCGTGGCGGACGGCGTCGCCGCCCCGCTCGAGGGCCTGGTGACCGAGCGCCGCTTCGTGGGCGCCCAGGCGTATTTCACGGTGGACGGCGGCGCGGGCGTGACGCTCGAGGTGCTGGCGCCGCGCCGGTCGGCCCGGGTCGGCGACCGGGTCCGCGTCGCGGTCGATCGCGTGCTGCTCTGGGTCGGCGACCCGGACGGCGCGAGCGGGCCAGGCCGGCCATGA
- a CDS encoding extracellular solute-binding protein, with protein MFPKRAALLAAALVAGACGRGGRTPLVIYSPHGRELLSEFERRFEALHPDVDVRWLDMGSQEVLDRVRSERANPQADLWFGGPTPLFARAARDSLLEPAAPGGPLYQSVYRTPAVIEYNSAAVPDSAVPRDWDDVLAPRWRGKLLIRDPLASGTMRAIFEMVMMRSLARTGDTTAGWAWLRRLDAQTAEYVQNPALLHAKLERREGLISLWDLPDMLLLQHEGRRFGYAFPTSGTPVIDDAIAVVRGARHAALAREFARWVLTPEMQIVAARDAYRLPARRDLPPDSLPAWVRAVEAAMRVEPVNWDTVEAHGAAWMDYWDRNVRGKGEK; from the coding sequence ATGTTCCCTAAGCGCGCGGCGCTGCTGGCCGCGGCGCTGGTCGCCGGCGCCTGCGGCCGGGGCGGCCGGACGCCGCTGGTGATCTACTCCCCACACGGCCGCGAGCTGCTCTCGGAGTTCGAGCGCCGCTTCGAGGCGCTGCATCCCGACGTCGACGTGCGCTGGCTCGACATGGGCTCGCAGGAGGTGCTGGACCGGGTGCGCTCGGAGCGCGCGAACCCTCAGGCGGACCTGTGGTTCGGCGGCCCGACGCCGCTGTTTGCCCGGGCGGCCCGCGACTCCCTGCTCGAGCCGGCGGCGCCCGGCGGCCCGCTCTACCAGTCGGTGTACCGCACGCCGGCCGTCATCGAGTACAACAGCGCGGCGGTCCCGGACTCGGCCGTGCCCCGGGACTGGGACGACGTGCTGGCGCCGCGCTGGCGGGGCAAGCTGCTCATCCGGGACCCGCTGGCCAGCGGCACGATGCGGGCGATCTTCGAGATGGTGATGATGCGCAGCCTCGCCAGGACCGGCGACACGACCGCCGGGTGGGCGTGGCTGCGGCGGCTGGACGCGCAGACCGCGGAGTACGTGCAGAACCCGGCGCTGCTCCACGCCAAGCTCGAGCGCCGCGAGGGGCTCATCTCGCTGTGGGACCTGCCGGACATGCTGCTGCTGCAGCACGAGGGGCGGCGGTTCGGCTACGCTTTCCCGACCAGCGGGACGCCGGTCATCGACGACGCCATCGCCGTGGTCCGCGGGGCCCGGCACGCGGCGCTGGCGCGGGAGTTCGCGCGCTGGGTGCTGACGCCCGAGATGCAGATCGTGGCGGCCCGCGACGCCTATCGCCTGCCGGCGCGCCGCGACCTGCCGCCCGACTCGCTGCCCGCGTGGGTGCGCGCCGTCGAGGCCGCGATGCGGGTGGAGCCGGTGAACTGGGACACGGTCGAGGCGCACGGCGCGGCGTGGATGGACTACTGGGATAGGAACGTGCGCGGAAAGGGCGAGAAGTGA